A region from the Thermanaeromonas sp. C210 genome encodes:
- a CDS encoding Nif3-like dinuclear metal center hexameric protein: MPATCREIIAIMEALAPPELAAEWDNVGLLLGDPQKEVRRVLVALDVTHEVAEEAAARGANLIISHHPLFFRPWKHLRFDRSSGDLVRRLVQGDIMVYSAHTNLDAANLGVSYHLAVRLGLENIEILVPTYREKYYKLVTFVPEEAEGRVRDALGAAGAGWIGNYSHCTFRTLGTGTFLPLAGTSPYIGQEGKLEEVKEYRLETILPRERLPEVLQALINAHPYEEVAYDVYPLANEGPAQGIGRLGRLPQAVSLHEWALAVKKELGCERITVVGDPDRKIRQVAVCGGAGSEVMEKAVAKGADVLVTGDLKYHEARRALDLGLAVIDGGHFATERVIVPALVAYLQEELQEREVMVLEAQKEREPWRVL, encoded by the coding sequence ATGCCTGCCACCTGCCGGGAAATCATAGCCATTATGGAAGCCTTGGCACCGCCGGAGTTAGCCGCCGAGTGGGACAATGTGGGTCTGTTACTGGGTGACCCGCAGAAGGAAGTGCGGAGGGTTCTCGTCGCCCTTGACGTGACCCATGAAGTAGCAGAGGAAGCTGCGGCCCGCGGGGCCAATTTGATCATCAGCCATCATCCCCTTTTCTTCCGGCCGTGGAAGCATTTGCGCTTTGATCGCAGCTCCGGCGACCTGGTGCGGCGGCTGGTGCAAGGGGACATTATGGTATACAGCGCCCATACTAATCTTGACGCGGCCAATCTAGGGGTCAGCTATCACCTAGCTGTCAGACTGGGGTTGGAAAATATAGAAATACTCGTGCCCACCTACCGGGAAAAATATTACAAACTGGTGACCTTTGTGCCAGAGGAAGCCGAAGGCCGGGTTAGGGATGCCCTTGGAGCAGCGGGAGCCGGATGGATAGGCAACTACTCTCACTGCACCTTCCGCACTTTAGGTACCGGAACCTTTCTCCCCCTGGCCGGCACTTCCCCCTATATCGGTCAAGAGGGGAAACTGGAAGAAGTAAAGGAATACCGCCTGGAAACCATATTACCCCGGGAGCGGCTCCCGGAAGTGCTGCAGGCGTTAATCAACGCTCACCCCTACGAAGAGGTGGCTTACGACGTTTATCCCCTGGCCAACGAAGGCCCGGCCCAGGGGATCGGGCGCCTGGGAAGACTTCCCCAGGCCGTGAGCCTCCACGAGTGGGCCTTGGCAGTTAAGAAAGAACTGGGGTGTGAGAGGATAACGGTAGTCGGCGATCCCGACCGCAAGATAAGGCAGGTGGCTGTTTGCGGAGGGGCCGGGAGCGAGGTTATGGAGAAGGCCGTGGCCAAGGGAGCAGACGTGCTGGTTACGGGAGATCTCAAATATCATGAGGCCCGGCGGGCTCTAGACCTGGGGTTGGCGGTTATCGATGGGGGTCATTTTGCCACCGAAAGG
- a CDS encoding tRNA (adenine(22)-N(1))-methyltransferase: MKTIQRSESEVGRWPGLLAFFNSGLSPRLQGVAAMVPGGKALADIGTDHAYLPIYLVGEGHSPRAVGIESRPGPYQNALANVAAAGLSHRIDIRLGWGLKPLKPGEVEVITMAGLGCSTMRAILSASPDILNTIRHLILQPQGQEENLRRWLAGTGWRLVDEDLIWDRERYYVVLAWEPGPSPAFSRAEWEVGPLLMAKGHPLLPGYLDGRLRQLQRVREGLAQSRRPEAVARRREIEEKIRELQEVMICLPPAGKS, encoded by the coding sequence TTGAAGACTATCCAAAGGTCAGAGTCGGAGGTCGGGAGGTGGCCGGGACTGCTGGCCTTTTTTAATTCAGGGCTTTCTCCCCGGCTGCAAGGCGTAGCCGCTATGGTGCCCGGGGGAAAGGCCCTGGCCGACATCGGGACGGACCACGCCTACCTTCCCATTTACCTGGTGGGGGAGGGGCATTCACCCCGGGCCGTGGGGATAGAAAGCCGCCCTGGGCCCTACCAGAATGCCCTGGCCAACGTAGCTGCTGCGGGGCTCAGCCACCGCATTGATATCAGGCTGGGATGGGGTCTTAAACCCCTGAAGCCCGGGGAGGTAGAGGTAATTACCATGGCCGGCCTGGGGTGCAGCACCATGCGGGCTATACTTTCCGCTTCGCCGGACATACTAAACACCATCCGGCACTTGATCCTTCAGCCCCAGGGCCAGGAAGAGAATTTGAGGCGTTGGCTGGCAGGTACGGGCTGGCGGCTGGTGGATGAGGACCTCATTTGGGATAGGGAGAGGTATTATGTCGTCCTGGCCTGGGAGCCCGGTCCCAGCCCTGCCTTCAGCCGGGCGGAGTGGGAGGTTGGCCCTCTCCTAATGGCCAAAGGACATCCCTTGCTGCCCGGTTATCTGGACGGCCGCCTCCGGCAGCTGCAGAGGGTGCGGGAGGGGCTAGCCCAAAGCCGGCGGCCGGAAGCAGTGGCCCGCCGCCGGGAAATAGAAGAAAAGATCCGAGAGCTACAGGAGGTCATGATATGCCTGCCACCTGCCGGGAAATCATAG